A genomic window from bacterium includes:
- the rsmI gene encoding 16S rRNA (cytidine(1402)-2'-O)-methyltransferase, producing the protein MSEDRPGAAPAAVALPEFDPPAGVCHFVATPIGNLADVGLRALAVLARVDVVFAEDTRHTGRLLKHYGLRVPLVPYHDHNKRQVVPRIVSRLAAGERVAVVSDAGMPCISDPGYALVQALREAALPWTVIPGPSSTLAALVLSGFSPDRFLYLGYAPRKKGQRRAFLAEALAEPGTVLVLESCHRIRSTLEILAELAPGRPLAVAREITKLHEETPRGTAAELLEIMNGSRLKGELVLVVSGTGSRRKGEDT; encoded by the coding sequence TTGAGCGAAGACCGCCCCGGCGCCGCACCGGCGGCCGTCGCGCTGCCGGAATTCGATCCGCCGGCCGGCGTGTGCCATTTCGTGGCGACGCCCATCGGCAACCTGGCCGACGTGGGCCTGCGCGCCCTCGCGGTGCTCGCCCGCGTCGACGTGGTGTTCGCCGAAGACACGCGCCACACGGGCCGGCTCCTGAAGCACTACGGCCTGCGGGTGCCCCTGGTGCCGTACCACGACCACAACAAGCGCCAGGTCGTGCCGCGGATCGTGTCCCGCCTGGCCGCCGGCGAGCGGGTGGCCGTGGTCAGCGACGCGGGCATGCCGTGCATTTCGGATCCGGGCTACGCGCTGGTGCAGGCCCTGAGGGAGGCGGCCCTGCCCTGGACCGTGATCCCCGGCCCGTCGAGCACGCTCGCGGCGCTGGTGCTGTCCGGATTTTCACCGGACCGATTCCTCTATCTGGGGTATGCTCCGCGGAAGAAGGGGCAGCGCCGGGCCTTCCTGGCCGAGGCGCTGGCCGAACCGGGCACCGTGCTCGTGCTCGAGTCGTGCCACCGGATCCGCTCGACCCTCGAGATCCTGGCCGAACTGGCGCCGGGGCGCCCGCTCGCCGTGGCCCGCGAGATCACCAAGCTGCACGAGGAAACCCCGCGGGGGACCGCCGCCGAACTGCTGGAGATCATGAACGGGAGCCGCCTCAAGGGCGAACTGGTCCTGGTCGTGAGCGGGACCGGATCCCGCCGCAAAGGAGAAGACACATGA
- a CDS encoding CDP-alcohol phosphatidyltransferase family protein, translating into MSFAEFKRDARAKVKPVVLTLDRLGFTPLTVSFVGLAITAVAGLIVARGSLFFGALVFVIGSAFDMLDGDLARLQGTVSERGAFLDSCFDRLGEAFLFAGLTWYFARDPYGADATALVLITATVVGSLTTSYVRARAEGVGETCQVGFFQRTERVILLTLALLLGRWAVVPVLWFLAAATLGTTVQRMVHVAAKLPGPRAAGPGAATPAAAAGP; encoded by the coding sequence ATGAGTTTCGCCGAGTTCAAGCGGGACGCGCGGGCCAAGGTCAAGCCCGTGGTCCTCACCCTGGACCGTCTCGGCTTCACCCCGCTGACCGTGTCGTTCGTCGGCCTGGCCATCACCGCCGTGGCCGGCCTGATCGTCGCGCGGGGCAGCCTCTTCTTCGGGGCCCTGGTCTTCGTCATCGGCTCGGCTTTCGACATGCTCGACGGCGACCTGGCCCGCCTGCAGGGCACCGTCTCCGAACGGGGCGCATTCCTCGATTCCTGCTTCGACCGCCTCGGCGAGGCCTTCCTCTTCGCCGGCCTGACCTGGTACTTCGCCCGCGATCCCTACGGCGCCGACGCCACGGCCCTGGTCCTGATCACGGCCACCGTGGTCGGGAGCCTGACCACCAGCTACGTGCGGGCCCGGGCCGAGGGCGTGGGGGAGACCTGCCAGGTGGGCTTCTTCCAGCGCACCGAGCGGGTGATCCTGCTGACGCTGGCCCTGCTGCTCGGCCGCTGGGCCGTCGTGCCGGTGCTGTGGTTCCTCGCGGCGGCCACCCTCGGCACGACCGTCCAGCGGATGGTGCACGTGGCGGCGAAGCTGCCCGGACCGCGGGCCGCCGGGCCGGGCGCCGCGACGCCGGCCGCCGCGGCCGGACCCGA